A portion of the Luteibaculum oceani genome contains these proteins:
- a CDS encoding AlbA family DNA-binding domain-containing protein, giving the protein MSLATLIAQGEHDQQDFKLRIDDSKKIAITLSAFANTKGGRLLIGVKDNGKVAGLKSIDEEYHMIKAAAEMYCKPTLDFSAETSLETGKQVLIITIAESETKPVLAKNPELKWRAYERVHDENFMLNSVVVKALGMKRSTAKPLNLEPRFIRFLKEIENRESFSFSFLKRGLKISNRETEFMLATLIHWQVINYNVGPKGIDYSINRTQRTNHLLSESAVRN; this is encoded by the coding sequence GTGTCATTAGCCACTCTAATTGCTCAAGGAGAGCACGATCAGCAAGACTTTAAACTAAGAATTGACGATTCTAAAAAAATAGCCATTACCCTTAGTGCCTTTGCCAATACCAAAGGGGGCAGATTGCTTATTGGGGTAAAAGACAACGGTAAAGTGGCAGGCTTAAAATCCATTGACGAAGAGTATCATATGATAAAGGCTGCCGCTGAAATGTATTGTAAACCGACGTTAGATTTTAGTGCCGAAACTTCGCTGGAAACAGGAAAACAGGTTTTAATCATAACCATAGCAGAAAGTGAAACCAAACCAGTTCTGGCAAAGAACCCAGAGTTAAAATGGCGCGCATACGAAAGAGTTCATGATGAAAATTTCATGTTAAATTCTGTGGTGGTAAAAGCGCTGGGAATGAAAAGGTCCACCGCAAAACCACTAAATCTAGAACCCAGGTTTATCCGCTTTCTAAAGGAAATCGAAAACCGAGAATCGTTTTCATTCAGCTTTTTAAAGCGTGGACTCAAAATAAGTAATCGAGAAACGGAATTCATGTTGGCCACACTAATCCACTGGCAGGTAATTAATTACAATGTGGGACCAAAGGGAATTGATTACTCCATTAATCGAACTCAGAGAACTAATCATCTATTATCAGAGAGTGCTGTGCGAAACTAA
- a CDS encoding VOC family protein: protein MQFFSGVQQIGIGVEDASKAYDWYKNKFHFSLKFFDDVATASLMTDYTGNKAEKRRAILALKKAGGGGLEIWQFKDRKPVAQPIITPQSLGILGAICGDLPRTEISADVLWTGSLGVKDPFGNVFVAGSDIPGGKAGIRGAVIAVSDLKVSESFYCDLLGFKKFREEEHLWDGIPCQVNSYVLEGKPALFSGLLGSMELKLVAVEIDAKKHHFENRYWGDQGFIHLCFECPGMDKFADRANDSGYGLKVDSAESFGMSDAAGRFGYIEDPDGTLIELVETHKIPVSKKLGLSLDLNKYKSKPIPAWILKAIVNFA from the coding sequence ATGCAGTTTTTTTCTGGGGTTCAACAAATAGGTATTGGGGTAGAAGATGCCTCAAAGGCATACGATTGGTATAAAAACAAATTTCATTTCAGTCTTAAGTTCTTCGATGATGTGGCAACAGCTTCATTGATGACCGATTATACAGGTAATAAAGCCGAAAAAAGAAGGGCTATTTTGGCTCTGAAAAAGGCCGGTGGTGGCGGGTTAGAAATTTGGCAGTTTAAGGACAGAAAACCTGTAGCCCAACCCATTATCACTCCACAATCGCTCGGTATTTTAGGTGCAATATGTGGCGATCTGCCACGTACAGAAATTTCTGCAGATGTTCTTTGGACAGGAAGTCTGGGGGTTAAGGACCCCTTTGGAAATGTTTTTGTTGCTGGTTCGGATATTCCGGGAGGAAAAGCTGGAATTCGCGGAGCAGTTATAGCGGTAAGTGATTTAAAGGTATCGGAGTCTTTTTATTGTGACCTCCTTGGGTTTAAAAAGTTTAGGGAGGAAGAACATTTATGGGATGGTATTCCGTGCCAGGTAAATAGCTATGTGTTGGAAGGAAAGCCAGCCTTGTTTTCCGGACTTCTTGGTAGCATGGAATTGAAATTAGTAGCTGTGGAAATCGATGCTAAAAAGCACCATTTCGAAAACAGGTACTGGGGAGATCAGGGATTTATACACCTGTGTTTTGAATGTCCAGGTATGGATAAATTCGCAGACAGGGCAAATGATTCTGGGTATGGTTTAAAGGTGGATAGTGCAGAAAGTTTTGGGATGTCTGATGCTGCAGGACGTTTTGGGTACATCGAGGATCCTGACGGTACCTTGATAGAATTGGTAGAAACGCATAAAATTCCAGTAAGTAAAAAGCTTGGCTTAAGCCTAGATCTAAACAAGTATAAAAGCAAACCTATTCCTGCATGGATCTTAAAGGCGATTGTGAATTTCGCTTAA
- a CDS encoding TIGR04283 family arsenosugar biosynthesis glycosyltransferase produces the protein MSKEISYSIIIPCLNEYPNLTRLLPQLVQSFENRTHEIIVCNATACKDTEGLCKKLGVDFVESKAQSRAIQMNKAAAIAKHEVLYFIHADTMIPQTAASDIESALNAGYDSGCYRFKFDKDVIPLMINSSFTRFRGQMFRGGDQTLWVKRELFFEIGPYDEEVFLMEEYPLIKKLKQKASFTVMPKAVVVSSRKYDGNAYVKVNLVNLLVFILFHLGYPTMKLRKLYSKMLQN, from the coding sequence GTGAGTAAAGAAATAAGCTATAGCATAATAATTCCTTGTCTAAACGAGTATCCAAACTTAACTCGTTTACTACCTCAGTTGGTTCAATCATTTGAAAATAGAACTCATGAGATTATAGTGTGTAATGCGACGGCCTGTAAAGATACGGAGGGCCTATGTAAGAAACTAGGGGTTGATTTTGTAGAGAGTAAGGCGCAGTCTAGGGCTATTCAAATGAATAAGGCTGCTGCTATAGCAAAGCACGAAGTTCTATATTTTATCCATGCCGATACAATGATACCCCAAACAGCGGCTAGCGACATAGAGTCTGCTTTGAATGCAGGCTATGACTCAGGATGCTATCGTTTTAAATTTGATAAGGATGTAATCCCGCTTATGATAAACTCCAGTTTTACCCGTTTTCGAGGACAAATGTTTAGGGGAGGAGATCAGACTTTATGGGTTAAAAGAGAGCTGTTTTTTGAAATTGGTCCGTACGATGAAGAGGTCTTTTTGATGGAAGAATATCCCTTGATTAAAAAGTTAAAACAAAAGGCTAGTTTTACGGTCATGCCAAAAGCGGTAGTTGTGTCGAGTAGAAAGTACGATGGCAACGCGTATGTAAAGGTTAACCTGGTTAATCTTTTGGTATTTATTCTGTTTCATTTGGGATATCCAACAATGAAACTGAGAAAACTATATTCTAAAATGTTACAAAACTAA
- a CDS encoding BamA/TamA family outer membrane protein, with translation MTKLRFYLLLVFTMWSFFSLAQEKAAVDSSKSTSIIPLIFYTPETGFGLGAAGIYSFTLNDAPLQSEIQLGLAYTTLKQILVYAPFQFMGSRWRIEGEAGFYRYTYDFYGVGYEQGMSIKEKYRVQYPRIRVSAYHRFKNLYLGARLVGDNFKMLSVEEGGLLEKDRFLGSNGAGFLGIGPAVVWDNRNDNFFPNSGNLISASFVSFPSSFTSYGAFTNLSISVSNYLSWNDLVLANQVGWESVNGAVPFYQMASVGGSRVLRGYYADRFRDRLAAFAQSELRYRPNRFGAVAFVGIGAVANTFDQFKYQELLYTGGVGLRYKLQKNSNINLRLDLGFTQTGESNFYFTVLEAF, from the coding sequence TTGACTAAACTACGTTTTTACCTGCTGCTTGTTTTCACCATGTGGTCTTTTTTTTCCTTGGCACAGGAAAAGGCGGCGGTTGATAGTAGCAAAAGTACCAGTATAATCCCTTTAATTTTTTACACTCCAGAAACTGGGTTTGGTCTAGGCGCTGCGGGAATTTATTCCTTTACGTTAAATGATGCTCCATTGCAATCTGAAATTCAATTGGGCTTGGCATACACTACCCTAAAGCAAATTCTTGTATACGCCCCTTTCCAATTTATGGGGTCGAGATGGAGAATAGAGGGCGAAGCAGGATTTTACAGATATACCTACGATTTTTATGGGGTTGGGTACGAACAGGGGATGTCTATAAAGGAAAAATATCGAGTGCAATATCCAAGGATACGAGTATCTGCATACCATCGATTCAAAAACTTATATCTAGGGGCTAGGTTAGTAGGAGATAACTTTAAGATGTTATCTGTTGAAGAAGGAGGACTTTTAGAAAAGGATCGATTTCTCGGTTCAAATGGAGCTGGTTTTCTGGGAATAGGTCCGGCTGTAGTATGGGACAACAGAAACGATAATTTTTTTCCAAACAGTGGTAATTTGATCAGTGCGAGCTTTGTATCCTTTCCATCTTCATTTACTAGTTACGGTGCCTTTACTAATTTATCTATAAGCGTATCGAACTATTTATCGTGGAATGACTTAGTATTAGCAAACCAAGTGGGATGGGAATCCGTAAATGGAGCAGTTCCTTTTTACCAGATGGCGAGCGTAGGTGGAAGTAGAGTTTTACGGGGATATTATGCAGATCGTTTTAGGGATCGCTTGGCGGCATTCGCGCAAAGCGAATTACGATATAGACCCAATAGATTCGGGGCTGTTGCCTTCGTCGGTATTGGAGCGGTTGCAAATACCTTTGATCAATTCAAATATCAGGAGCTTCTGTATACTGGTGGAGTAGGATTGAGGTATAAATTGCAGAAAAATTCAAACATTAATTTAAGGTTGGATCTTGGGTTTACCCAAACCGGTGAATCCAACTTTTATTTTACCGTATTGGAGGCTTTTTAG
- a CDS encoding efflux RND transporter permease subunit, producing the protein MDKWFTPKNARKVLFAAGFLVLLAAFTLRNLNLDYDFERFFPQNDPALDFYLEYREKFGTDNDFLLIAAKPKSGDILNEDFISAVAAVEKDLNALTKVSSTLSPFSLKIPVRSALGAKNKSVIPSNPELNRYEIFSDPLLDRKLISEDRQSISILVQHQPYLSKVKSDSLLSEITSILDHNIPNQYRMAGKIYGQNYYIKTMGKELAFFASTSFLLLGIFLFISFRSVWGVWLPMLIVVITVLTDLALITLFGYSISVLSTILPTILFVVGISDVVHLTEKYLQELRSGKTKIKAIISAYKEIGLATLLTSVTTCIGFLTLLTSSIGPIANFGWFAALGVMLAFVFAFSVFPAFLILLPKPKKLLEKANGNQFWDKILIRGFTFSLRNIPILFLLFTGIVAASLYGISRLEINNYLLEDLAESDPHRQDFVFFEEQFGGVRPFELAGNFDTSMHSFTNYDSYVAMERMINYLEESYGVNNVLSPLNAIYLAHRAYMGGNKTYYSLPDSSTFERIKPLLKRGLNNPKISQLLDRQTGEFRISGNVVDLGGAIFREKNKELNAYIDRLSKETGMQFQQTGMPMLIDKNNESLSKDMLLGLLIAFAAVGLLMGLLYRSPKMVLIALIPNIIPLILIGGLMYLFGIDLKLSTAIIFTIAFGIAVDDTIHFLAKFRIELGKNKPLIIALKNTYLGAGKAIVITSLILFSGFITLVFSSFASTFYLGLLVSITLFLAVITDLLLLPGLLYLGYCKKKMQTN; encoded by the coding sequence TTGGATAAGTGGTTTACCCCAAAAAACGCTCGCAAAGTACTATTTGCAGCAGGATTTCTGGTTCTTCTTGCAGCATTTACGCTACGGAATCTAAACTTGGATTACGATTTCGAGCGATTTTTCCCTCAAAACGACCCTGCCTTAGATTTCTACCTCGAGTATAGAGAAAAGTTTGGTACCGACAACGATTTTTTGCTCATTGCTGCAAAGCCTAAATCTGGTGATATTTTAAATGAGGATTTTATATCGGCCGTTGCAGCTGTGGAAAAGGATTTAAATGCTTTAACCAAGGTATCCTCTACACTGAGTCCGTTTTCTTTGAAAATTCCTGTGCGCTCCGCCCTTGGCGCCAAAAATAAATCTGTAATTCCCAGTAACCCAGAACTCAACAGATATGAGATTTTCTCCGACCCACTTTTAGATCGAAAGTTAATCTCTGAAGACCGCCAATCCATTTCCATCCTCGTACAACACCAGCCCTATCTAAGTAAAGTAAAGTCCGATTCCCTTTTAAGCGAAATCACCTCTATTCTCGACCACAATATCCCCAATCAATATCGGATGGCGGGAAAAATCTACGGTCAGAATTATTACATAAAAACCATGGGGAAGGAGCTGGCATTTTTTGCTTCAACCTCCTTTCTCCTTTTGGGAATTTTCTTATTTATTTCTTTTCGTTCAGTCTGGGGAGTATGGCTCCCCATGTTAATCGTTGTCATTACAGTTTTAACCGATTTGGCACTCATCACCCTATTCGGATACAGCATTAGCGTTTTGTCCACCATTTTACCCACCATCCTTTTTGTTGTGGGCATATCTGATGTAGTGCATTTAACTGAAAAATATCTTCAAGAATTAAGGTCTGGAAAAACCAAAATAAAGGCCATTATCTCGGCATACAAGGAAATTGGTTTAGCTACGCTTTTAACCTCGGTAACCACTTGCATTGGCTTTCTTACGCTTCTCACTTCCAGCATTGGTCCCATTGCCAATTTTGGTTGGTTTGCGGCGCTTGGAGTAATGCTGGCCTTTGTATTTGCTTTTAGTGTTTTTCCAGCTTTTCTAATCCTCCTTCCAAAACCAAAAAAACTATTGGAAAAAGCCAATGGAAATCAGTTTTGGGATAAAATTCTAATACGTGGTTTTACTTTTTCGCTCAGAAATATCCCCATCCTTTTCCTTTTATTCACTGGGATAGTAGCTGCTTCGTTGTATGGAATTTCGCGACTAGAAATCAATAATTACTTATTAGAAGATCTTGCCGAGAGCGATCCTCACCGTCAGGACTTCGTGTTTTTTGAAGAGCAATTTGGAGGCGTTCGGCCCTTTGAGCTAGCTGGGAATTTTGACACATCCATGCACTCTTTCACTAATTATGATAGTTACGTGGCCATGGAGCGCATGATTAATTATTTGGAGGAAAGCTATGGGGTAAACAATGTATTAAGTCCGCTTAACGCAATTTATTTGGCACACCGAGCTTACATGGGTGGAAACAAAACCTACTACTCCCTTCCCGACTCCAGTACTTTTGAAAGAATAAAGCCCCTACTAAAACGTGGGTTAAACAACCCAAAAATTTCTCAATTGTTAGACAGACAAACTGGGGAGTTTCGAATTTCTGGAAACGTGGTGGATCTTGGTGGAGCTATCTTTCGAGAAAAAAACAAAGAATTAAATGCCTATATCGACCGATTGAGCAAGGAAACTGGCATGCAGTTTCAACAAACTGGAATGCCCATGTTGATAGACAAGAACAACGAAAGTCTATCTAAAGATATGCTGCTGGGATTATTAATCGCCTTTGCAGCAGTTGGTCTGTTGATGGGATTGTTATATCGGTCTCCCAAAATGGTTCTCATTGCCCTCATTCCAAACATTATCCCCCTTATTTTAATCGGAGGGCTTATGTACCTATTTGGCATTGACTTAAAACTTTCCACAGCAATCATCTTTACCATAGCCTTCGGTATAGCGGTAGATGATACCATTCATTTTCTTGCAAAGTTTAGAATAGAACTTGGGAAAAATAAACCCTTAATAATTGCCTTAAAAAACACCTATCTGGGCGCTGGAAAGGCCATAGTTATCACTTCCTTAATTCTTTTTTCAGGGTTTATTACACTGGTATTCTCATCCTTTGCAAGTACCTTTTATTTAGGGTTACTGGTTAGCATTACCCTTTTCTTGGCTGTGATAACGGACCTTCTTCTACTACCCGGGCTACTTTATTTGGGCTATTGCAAAAAGAAGATGCAGACTAATTAG
- the trmD gene encoding tRNA (guanosine(37)-N1)-methyltransferase TrmD: protein MRIDIISAVPSLLESPFNDSILKRAKENNLVEIGIHNIRDYSQNKHRTIDDYAFGGGAGMVLEIEPIDRCISQLKEQRDYDEVIYMSPDGELFDQPMANQLSLKKNLIILCGHYKGVDERVRQHLITKEISIGNFVLSGGELAAAVVSDAIIRLLPGVLNDETSALSDSFQDGLVAPPVYTRPAEYKGWKVPEVLLSGNFKKIDAWRMEQSIARTKERRPEMEE, encoded by the coding sequence ATGCGCATCGATATCATTTCTGCGGTACCCAGTTTATTAGAGTCTCCATTCAATGATTCTATCCTTAAACGTGCCAAAGAAAATAATCTTGTGGAAATAGGCATCCATAATATCCGTGATTACAGTCAGAACAAACACCGTACCATAGATGATTACGCATTTGGAGGTGGTGCTGGAATGGTTTTAGAAATAGAACCCATCGATAGATGTATTTCCCAATTGAAGGAGCAAAGGGATTACGACGAAGTAATTTACATGTCCCCCGATGGTGAATTATTCGACCAGCCCATGGCGAACCAACTCTCCCTTAAAAAGAACTTAATCATCCTTTGTGGACATTATAAAGGGGTAGACGAAAGGGTTAGACAACATTTAATAACTAAGGAAATATCGATTGGAAACTTTGTTTTATCTGGAGGAGAGCTAGCCGCGGCAGTTGTTAGTGATGCCATTATTAGATTACTCCCTGGGGTGCTTAATGATGAAACTTCTGCACTTTCTGATAGTTTCCAAGATGGGTTGGTGGCTCCCCCCGTTTATACACGCCCAGCGGAATATAAAGGTTGGAAAGTACCTGAAGTATTGCTAAGTGGAAACTTTAAAAAAATAGACGCCTGGAGAATGGAGCAATCCATTGCCAGAACAAAAGAACGACGCCCTGAAATGGAGGAATAA
- the rplS gene encoding 50S ribosomal protein L19, with protein MDIIKEIEAEINPKKELPEFNAGDTIAVSYKIKEGNKERIQQFTGVVLQRRGNGSTETFTIRKMSGNIGVERIIPVNSPFIEEIKVLKRGKVRRARIFYLRERTGKAARIKERKFFKK; from the coding sequence ATGGACATTATAAAAGAAATCGAGGCAGAAATCAATCCAAAGAAAGAATTGCCAGAGTTCAACGCAGGTGACACCATTGCGGTTTCTTATAAGATTAAGGAGGGAAACAAAGAGCGTATTCAGCAATTTACCGGTGTTGTTTTACAGAGAAGAGGAAACGGATCAACTGAGACTTTCACCATAAGAAAGATGTCTGGAAATATCGGGGTAGAGCGTATTATTCCTGTTAATTCTCCATTCATTGAGGAAATTAAGGTATTAAAGCGCGGTAAAGTGCGTAGAGCTAGAATATTCTACCTTCGTGAGCGTACTGGTAAAGCAGCTCGTATCAAGGAGAGAAAATTCTTCAAAAAATAA